A stretch of the Solanum dulcamara chromosome 6, daSolDulc1.2, whole genome shotgun sequence genome encodes the following:
- the LOC129891256 gene encoding probable serine/threonine-protein kinase SIS8 isoform X3 — translation MEETRDEVGPSEQRSPGAACWPSDFVEKFGSVNLDSKEENLKNKELSENEVYDRLPCQTASQILWKTGTLSDPIPNGFYSVVAEKRLKEIFEDIPTFDELQALELEGLRADIILVDAEKDKKLSMLKQLISALVKGLSSNPAATIKKIAGLVSDVYKRSNSELSPAKAALEESSHISDIRGIQMLGQIKHGSCRSRAILFKVLADTVGLESQLVVGLPAEGASECADSYKHMSVIVVLNSVELLVDLMRFPGQLIPRSAKAIFMTHISAAGESDSAENDSCDSPLEPNSPLYGFSERIDPESSEKDDAVQCQRRLEASSNAAGPSLRNMMLRSYTSIDRKLSFSHSEPNIATAAWRRSRRKVITEQRTASSSPEHPSFRARARSMLSGDTKTFRDYSEDVATSRSEGASTSEPRRLRRRSISITPEIGDDIVRAVRAMNEAMKQNRREQRENSSSPHSSNDRSGALDLQKNVSDFHHDEHEISGGQSSMFALSREHTSSQKAISLPSSPHEFRRQAPEGRGQMNDKMVSTWNRILESPMFLNKPLLPFEEWNIDFSELTVGTRVGIGFFGEVFRGIWNGTDVAIKVFLEQDLTEENMEDFCNEISILSRLRHPNVILFLGACTKPPHLSMVTEFMEMGSLYYLIHVSGQKKKVSWRRRLKMLRDICRTGFMISFLLLLATKRVDVHASDEDSPS, via the exons ATGGAAGAGACACGAGATGAAGTTGGGCCCTCAGAGCAGAGGTCCCCAGGGGCTGCATGTTGGCCTTCAGATTTCGTTGAAAAGTTTGGATCTGTTAACCTTGATAGTAAAGAagaaaatttgaagaataagGAACTAAGTGAAAATGAAGTATATGACAGGCTTCCATGTCAGACTGCTTCACAGATTCTCTGGAAAACTGGAACACTGTCAGATCCAATTCCAAATGGTTTCTACTCAGTTGTTGCT GAGAAAAGGCTCAAAGAGATTTTTGAAGATATTCCCACTTTTGATGAACTTCAGGCATTGGAGCTGGAGGGTTTAAGAGCAGATATTATACTTGTGGATGCTGAGAAAGACAAGAAGCTTTCTATGCTAAAGCAACTGATTTCTGCATTAGTGAAAGGTTTAAGCTCAAATCCTGCAGCTACTATAAAAAAGATAGCTGGATTG GTATCTGATGTTTACAAACGATCAAACTCTGAATTAAGTCCTGCTAAAGCTGCTCTTGAGGAAAGCTCTCACATTTCTGACATCCGAGGCATCCAGATGTTGGGTCAAATAAAACATGGCTCATGCCGTTCTCGAGCAATATTGTTCAAAGTATTAGCAGATACTGTAGGTCTTGAAAGTCAACTTGTTGTG GGATTGCCTGCCGAAGGAGCTTCTGAGTGTGCAGACTCATATAAACATATGTCTGTTATAGTTGTGTTGAATTCTGTGGAACTGCTTGTCGACCTTATGCGTTTTCCTGGTCAACTTATTCCTCGATCAGCGAAGGCTATTTTCATGACCCACATATCTGCTGCTGGAGAGAGTGATTCTGCAGAAAATGATTCCTGTGATTCCCCATTGGAGCCTAACAGTCCTCTTTATGGATTTTCAGAGAGGATTGATCCTGAGAG TTCCGAGAAAGATGATGCCGTTCAATGCCAGAGGAGACTAGAAGCATCTTCAAATGCTGCAGGACCTTCATTGAGAAATATGATGTTGCGGTCTTACACTTCAATTGACAGAAAATTGAG TTTCTCGCACAGCGAACCCAATATTGCTACTGCAGCTTGGAGAAGGAGCCGAAGGAAAGTTATTACTGAACAAAGGACTGCTAGTTCAAG TCCGGAGCATCCTTCATTTCGAGCACGTGCCCGGTCTATGCTTAGTGGTGATACCAAAACATTCAGAGATTATTCAGAGGATGTTGCTACATCAAG GTCAGAAGGAGCATCTACATCCGAACCACGTAGGTTACGAAGAAGAAGTATTAGCATTACTCCAGAAATTGGCGATGACATTGTAAG GGCGGTTCGAGCAATGAATGAAGCAATGAAGCAGAATCGAAGAGAACAACGGGAAAATAGCTCATCCCCCCATTCTTCAAATGACAGAAGCGGGGCATTGGATCTTCAAAAAAAT GTGTCTGATTTTCACCATGATGAGCATGAAATATCGGGTGGACAGTCTTCCATGTTTGCATTGTCAAGAGAGCACACGAGCTCCCAGAAGGCAATATCATTACCCTCGTCTCCCCATGAATTCAGGAGGCAGGCTCCGGAAGGAAGGGGGCAGATGAATGACAAAATGGTCTCAACCTGGAATAGGATTTTGGAATCGCCGATGTTCCTGAATAAGCCTCTTTTACCTTTTGAAGAATGGAATATAGACTTCTCAGAGTTGACTGTTGGTACTCGTGTTGGGATCG GATTCTTTGGAGAAGTTTTTCGAGGAATTTGGAATGGAACTGATGTTGCTATTAAAGTTTTCTTGGAGCAAGATCTTACAGAGGAAAACATGGAGGACTTCTGCAATGAGATTTCTATCCTTAG CCGTCTTCGGCATCCAAATG TTATATTGTTTCTTGGTGCATGCACAAAGCCTCCTCATTTGTCGATGGTTACTGAATTCATGGAGATGGGATctctatattatttgatccatgTAAGTGGTCAAAAGAAGAAAGTTAGCTGGCGGAGGAGACTCAAGATGCTTCGTGACATATGCAG GACGGGATTTATGATTAGTTTCTTGCTTCTGTTGGCAACTAAGAGGGTTGATGTGCATGCATCGGATGAAGATAGTCCATCGTGA
- the LOC129891256 gene encoding probable serine/threonine-protein kinase SIS8 isoform X2 has protein sequence MEETRDEVGPSEQRSPGAACWPSDFVEKFGSVNLDSKEENLKNKELSENEVYDRLPCQTASQILWKTGTLSDPIPNGFYSVVAEKRLKEIFEDIPTFDELQALELEGLRADIILVDAEKDKKLSMLKQLISALVKGLSSNPAATIKKIAGLGLPAEGASECADSYKHMSVIVVLNSVELLVDLMRFPGQLIPRSAKAIFMTHISAAGESDSAENDSCDSPLEPNSPLYGFSERIDPESSEKDDAVQCQRRLEASSNAAGPSLRNMMLRSYTSIDRKLSFSHSEPNIATAAWRRSRRKVITEQRTASSSPEHPSFRARARSMLSGDTKTFRDYSEDVATSRSEGASTSEPRRLRRRSISITPEIGDDIVRAVRAMNEAMKQNRREQRENSSSPHSSNDRSGALDLQKNVSDFHHDEHEISGGQSSMFALSREHTSSQKAISLPSSPHEFRRQAPEGRGQMNDKMVSTWNRILESPMFLNKPLLPFEEWNIDFSELTVGTRVGIGFFGEVFRGIWNGTDVAIKVFLEQDLTEENMEDFCNEISILSRLRHPNVILFLGACTKPPHLSMVTEFMEMGSLYYLIHVSGQKKKVSWRRRLKMLRDICRGLMCMHRMKIVHRDLKSANCLVNKHWSVKICDFGLSKIMTDAPMRDTTSAGTPEWMAPELIRNEPYTEKCDIFSLGVIMWELCTLSRPWQGVPPERVVYAVANEGSRLEIPEGPLGRLIADCWAEPNKRPSCGEILIRLLECEYSLC, from the exons ATGGAAGAGACACGAGATGAAGTTGGGCCCTCAGAGCAGAGGTCCCCAGGGGCTGCATGTTGGCCTTCAGATTTCGTTGAAAAGTTTGGATCTGTTAACCTTGATAGTAAAGAagaaaatttgaagaataagGAACTAAGTGAAAATGAAGTATATGACAGGCTTCCATGTCAGACTGCTTCACAGATTCTCTGGAAAACTGGAACACTGTCAGATCCAATTCCAAATGGTTTCTACTCAGTTGTTGCT GAGAAAAGGCTCAAAGAGATTTTTGAAGATATTCCCACTTTTGATGAACTTCAGGCATTGGAGCTGGAGGGTTTAAGAGCAGATATTATACTTGTGGATGCTGAGAAAGACAAGAAGCTTTCTATGCTAAAGCAACTGATTTCTGCATTAGTGAAAGGTTTAAGCTCAAATCCTGCAGCTACTATAAAAAAGATAGCTGGATTG GGATTGCCTGCCGAAGGAGCTTCTGAGTGTGCAGACTCATATAAACATATGTCTGTTATAGTTGTGTTGAATTCTGTGGAACTGCTTGTCGACCTTATGCGTTTTCCTGGTCAACTTATTCCTCGATCAGCGAAGGCTATTTTCATGACCCACATATCTGCTGCTGGAGAGAGTGATTCTGCAGAAAATGATTCCTGTGATTCCCCATTGGAGCCTAACAGTCCTCTTTATGGATTTTCAGAGAGGATTGATCCTGAGAG TTCCGAGAAAGATGATGCCGTTCAATGCCAGAGGAGACTAGAAGCATCTTCAAATGCTGCAGGACCTTCATTGAGAAATATGATGTTGCGGTCTTACACTTCAATTGACAGAAAATTGAG TTTCTCGCACAGCGAACCCAATATTGCTACTGCAGCTTGGAGAAGGAGCCGAAGGAAAGTTATTACTGAACAAAGGACTGCTAGTTCAAG TCCGGAGCATCCTTCATTTCGAGCACGTGCCCGGTCTATGCTTAGTGGTGATACCAAAACATTCAGAGATTATTCAGAGGATGTTGCTACATCAAG GTCAGAAGGAGCATCTACATCCGAACCACGTAGGTTACGAAGAAGAAGTATTAGCATTACTCCAGAAATTGGCGATGACATTGTAAG GGCGGTTCGAGCAATGAATGAAGCAATGAAGCAGAATCGAAGAGAACAACGGGAAAATAGCTCATCCCCCCATTCTTCAAATGACAGAAGCGGGGCATTGGATCTTCAAAAAAAT GTGTCTGATTTTCACCATGATGAGCATGAAATATCGGGTGGACAGTCTTCCATGTTTGCATTGTCAAGAGAGCACACGAGCTCCCAGAAGGCAATATCATTACCCTCGTCTCCCCATGAATTCAGGAGGCAGGCTCCGGAAGGAAGGGGGCAGATGAATGACAAAATGGTCTCAACCTGGAATAGGATTTTGGAATCGCCGATGTTCCTGAATAAGCCTCTTTTACCTTTTGAAGAATGGAATATAGACTTCTCAGAGTTGACTGTTGGTACTCGTGTTGGGATCG GATTCTTTGGAGAAGTTTTTCGAGGAATTTGGAATGGAACTGATGTTGCTATTAAAGTTTTCTTGGAGCAAGATCTTACAGAGGAAAACATGGAGGACTTCTGCAATGAGATTTCTATCCTTAG CCGTCTTCGGCATCCAAATG TTATATTGTTTCTTGGTGCATGCACAAAGCCTCCTCATTTGTCGATGGTTACTGAATTCATGGAGATGGGATctctatattatttgatccatgTAAGTGGTCAAAAGAAGAAAGTTAGCTGGCGGAGGAGACTCAAGATGCTTCGTGACATATGCAG AGGGTTGATGTGCATGCATCGGATGAAGATAGTCCATCGTGATCTAAAAAGTGCAAACTGCCTTGTGAACAAGCACTGGAGTGTCAAAATATGTGATTTTGGGCTCTCAAAAATAATGACAGATGCACCTATGAGAGATACTACATCAGCTGGCACTCCTGAATGGATGGCTCCAGAACTCATTCGAAATGAGCCTTATACAGAAAAATGTGACATTTTTAGTCTTGGTGTGATAATGTGGGAGCTTTGTACCCTAAGCAGACCATGGCAGGGTGTACCACCAGAGAGG GTAGTTTATGCTGTAGCCAATGAAGGATCAAGGCTAGAGATACCTGAAGGACCCCTTGGCAGACTAATTGCAG ACTGTTGGGCAGAGCCCAATAAAAGACCAAGTTGCGGGGAAATTCTCATCCGACTGCTAGAGTGCGAGTATTCACTCTGTTAG
- the LOC129891256 gene encoding probable serine/threonine-protein kinase SIS8 isoform X1, giving the protein MEETRDEVGPSEQRSPGAACWPSDFVEKFGSVNLDSKEENLKNKELSENEVYDRLPCQTASQILWKTGTLSDPIPNGFYSVVAEKRLKEIFEDIPTFDELQALELEGLRADIILVDAEKDKKLSMLKQLISALVKGLSSNPAATIKKIAGLVSDVYKRSNSELSPAKAALEESSHISDIRGIQMLGQIKHGSCRSRAILFKVLADTVGLESQLVVGLPAEGASECADSYKHMSVIVVLNSVELLVDLMRFPGQLIPRSAKAIFMTHISAAGESDSAENDSCDSPLEPNSPLYGFSERIDPESSEKDDAVQCQRRLEASSNAAGPSLRNMMLRSYTSIDRKLSFSHSEPNIATAAWRRSRRKVITEQRTASSSPEHPSFRARARSMLSGDTKTFRDYSEDVATSRSEGASTSEPRRLRRRSISITPEIGDDIVRAVRAMNEAMKQNRREQRENSSSPHSSNDRSGALDLQKNVSDFHHDEHEISGGQSSMFALSREHTSSQKAISLPSSPHEFRRQAPEGRGQMNDKMVSTWNRILESPMFLNKPLLPFEEWNIDFSELTVGTRVGIGFFGEVFRGIWNGTDVAIKVFLEQDLTEENMEDFCNEISILSRLRHPNVILFLGACTKPPHLSMVTEFMEMGSLYYLIHVSGQKKKVSWRRRLKMLRDICRGLMCMHRMKIVHRDLKSANCLVNKHWSVKICDFGLSKIMTDAPMRDTTSAGTPEWMAPELIRNEPYTEKCDIFSLGVIMWELCTLSRPWQGVPPERVVYAVANEGSRLEIPEGPLGRLIADCWAEPNKRPSCGEILIRLLECEYSLC; this is encoded by the exons ATGGAAGAGACACGAGATGAAGTTGGGCCCTCAGAGCAGAGGTCCCCAGGGGCTGCATGTTGGCCTTCAGATTTCGTTGAAAAGTTTGGATCTGTTAACCTTGATAGTAAAGAagaaaatttgaagaataagGAACTAAGTGAAAATGAAGTATATGACAGGCTTCCATGTCAGACTGCTTCACAGATTCTCTGGAAAACTGGAACACTGTCAGATCCAATTCCAAATGGTTTCTACTCAGTTGTTGCT GAGAAAAGGCTCAAAGAGATTTTTGAAGATATTCCCACTTTTGATGAACTTCAGGCATTGGAGCTGGAGGGTTTAAGAGCAGATATTATACTTGTGGATGCTGAGAAAGACAAGAAGCTTTCTATGCTAAAGCAACTGATTTCTGCATTAGTGAAAGGTTTAAGCTCAAATCCTGCAGCTACTATAAAAAAGATAGCTGGATTG GTATCTGATGTTTACAAACGATCAAACTCTGAATTAAGTCCTGCTAAAGCTGCTCTTGAGGAAAGCTCTCACATTTCTGACATCCGAGGCATCCAGATGTTGGGTCAAATAAAACATGGCTCATGCCGTTCTCGAGCAATATTGTTCAAAGTATTAGCAGATACTGTAGGTCTTGAAAGTCAACTTGTTGTG GGATTGCCTGCCGAAGGAGCTTCTGAGTGTGCAGACTCATATAAACATATGTCTGTTATAGTTGTGTTGAATTCTGTGGAACTGCTTGTCGACCTTATGCGTTTTCCTGGTCAACTTATTCCTCGATCAGCGAAGGCTATTTTCATGACCCACATATCTGCTGCTGGAGAGAGTGATTCTGCAGAAAATGATTCCTGTGATTCCCCATTGGAGCCTAACAGTCCTCTTTATGGATTTTCAGAGAGGATTGATCCTGAGAG TTCCGAGAAAGATGATGCCGTTCAATGCCAGAGGAGACTAGAAGCATCTTCAAATGCTGCAGGACCTTCATTGAGAAATATGATGTTGCGGTCTTACACTTCAATTGACAGAAAATTGAG TTTCTCGCACAGCGAACCCAATATTGCTACTGCAGCTTGGAGAAGGAGCCGAAGGAAAGTTATTACTGAACAAAGGACTGCTAGTTCAAG TCCGGAGCATCCTTCATTTCGAGCACGTGCCCGGTCTATGCTTAGTGGTGATACCAAAACATTCAGAGATTATTCAGAGGATGTTGCTACATCAAG GTCAGAAGGAGCATCTACATCCGAACCACGTAGGTTACGAAGAAGAAGTATTAGCATTACTCCAGAAATTGGCGATGACATTGTAAG GGCGGTTCGAGCAATGAATGAAGCAATGAAGCAGAATCGAAGAGAACAACGGGAAAATAGCTCATCCCCCCATTCTTCAAATGACAGAAGCGGGGCATTGGATCTTCAAAAAAAT GTGTCTGATTTTCACCATGATGAGCATGAAATATCGGGTGGACAGTCTTCCATGTTTGCATTGTCAAGAGAGCACACGAGCTCCCAGAAGGCAATATCATTACCCTCGTCTCCCCATGAATTCAGGAGGCAGGCTCCGGAAGGAAGGGGGCAGATGAATGACAAAATGGTCTCAACCTGGAATAGGATTTTGGAATCGCCGATGTTCCTGAATAAGCCTCTTTTACCTTTTGAAGAATGGAATATAGACTTCTCAGAGTTGACTGTTGGTACTCGTGTTGGGATCG GATTCTTTGGAGAAGTTTTTCGAGGAATTTGGAATGGAACTGATGTTGCTATTAAAGTTTTCTTGGAGCAAGATCTTACAGAGGAAAACATGGAGGACTTCTGCAATGAGATTTCTATCCTTAG CCGTCTTCGGCATCCAAATG TTATATTGTTTCTTGGTGCATGCACAAAGCCTCCTCATTTGTCGATGGTTACTGAATTCATGGAGATGGGATctctatattatttgatccatgTAAGTGGTCAAAAGAAGAAAGTTAGCTGGCGGAGGAGACTCAAGATGCTTCGTGACATATGCAG AGGGTTGATGTGCATGCATCGGATGAAGATAGTCCATCGTGATCTAAAAAGTGCAAACTGCCTTGTGAACAAGCACTGGAGTGTCAAAATATGTGATTTTGGGCTCTCAAAAATAATGACAGATGCACCTATGAGAGATACTACATCAGCTGGCACTCCTGAATGGATGGCTCCAGAACTCATTCGAAATGAGCCTTATACAGAAAAATGTGACATTTTTAGTCTTGGTGTGATAATGTGGGAGCTTTGTACCCTAAGCAGACCATGGCAGGGTGTACCACCAGAGAGG GTAGTTTATGCTGTAGCCAATGAAGGATCAAGGCTAGAGATACCTGAAGGACCCCTTGGCAGACTAATTGCAG ACTGTTGGGCAGAGCCCAATAAAAGACCAAGTTGCGGGGAAATTCTCATCCGACTGCTAGAGTGCGAGTATTCACTCTGTTAG
- the LOC129891256 gene encoding probable serine/threonine-protein kinase SIS8 isoform X4 has protein sequence MEETRDEVGPSEQRSPGAACWPSDFVEKFGSVNLDSKEENLKNKELSENEVYDRLPCQTASQILWKTGTLSDPIPNGFYSVVAEKRLKEIFEDIPTFDELQALELEGLRADIILVDAEKDKKLSMLKQLISALVKGLSSNPAATIKKIAGLVSDVYKRSNSELSPAKAALEESSHISDIRGIQMLGQIKHGSCRSRAILFKVLADTVGLESQLVVGLPAEGASECADSYKHMSVIVVLNSVELLVDLMRFPGQLIPRSAKAIFMTHISAAGESDSAENDSCDSPLEPNSPLYGFSERIDPESSEKDDAVQCQRRLEASSNAAGPSLRNMMLRSYTSIDRKLSFSHSEPNIATAAWRRSRRKVITEQRTASSSPEHPSFRARARSMLSGDTKTFRDYSEDVATSRSEGASTSEPRRLRRRSISITPEIGDDIVRAVRAMNEAMKQNRREQRENSSSPHSSNDRSGALDLQKNVSDFHHDEHEISGGQSSMFALSREHTSSQKAISLPSSPHEFRRQAPEGRGQMNDKMVSTWNRILESPMFLNKPLLPFEEWNIDFSELTVGTRVGIGFFGEVFRGIWNGTDVAIKVFLEQDLTEENMEDFCNEISILSRLRHPNVILFLGACTKPPHLSMVTEFMEMGSLYYLIHVSGQKKKVSWRRRLKMLRDICRVLKTQNYKAGKLFKCNLKNLI, from the exons ATGGAAGAGACACGAGATGAAGTTGGGCCCTCAGAGCAGAGGTCCCCAGGGGCTGCATGTTGGCCTTCAGATTTCGTTGAAAAGTTTGGATCTGTTAACCTTGATAGTAAAGAagaaaatttgaagaataagGAACTAAGTGAAAATGAAGTATATGACAGGCTTCCATGTCAGACTGCTTCACAGATTCTCTGGAAAACTGGAACACTGTCAGATCCAATTCCAAATGGTTTCTACTCAGTTGTTGCT GAGAAAAGGCTCAAAGAGATTTTTGAAGATATTCCCACTTTTGATGAACTTCAGGCATTGGAGCTGGAGGGTTTAAGAGCAGATATTATACTTGTGGATGCTGAGAAAGACAAGAAGCTTTCTATGCTAAAGCAACTGATTTCTGCATTAGTGAAAGGTTTAAGCTCAAATCCTGCAGCTACTATAAAAAAGATAGCTGGATTG GTATCTGATGTTTACAAACGATCAAACTCTGAATTAAGTCCTGCTAAAGCTGCTCTTGAGGAAAGCTCTCACATTTCTGACATCCGAGGCATCCAGATGTTGGGTCAAATAAAACATGGCTCATGCCGTTCTCGAGCAATATTGTTCAAAGTATTAGCAGATACTGTAGGTCTTGAAAGTCAACTTGTTGTG GGATTGCCTGCCGAAGGAGCTTCTGAGTGTGCAGACTCATATAAACATATGTCTGTTATAGTTGTGTTGAATTCTGTGGAACTGCTTGTCGACCTTATGCGTTTTCCTGGTCAACTTATTCCTCGATCAGCGAAGGCTATTTTCATGACCCACATATCTGCTGCTGGAGAGAGTGATTCTGCAGAAAATGATTCCTGTGATTCCCCATTGGAGCCTAACAGTCCTCTTTATGGATTTTCAGAGAGGATTGATCCTGAGAG TTCCGAGAAAGATGATGCCGTTCAATGCCAGAGGAGACTAGAAGCATCTTCAAATGCTGCAGGACCTTCATTGAGAAATATGATGTTGCGGTCTTACACTTCAATTGACAGAAAATTGAG TTTCTCGCACAGCGAACCCAATATTGCTACTGCAGCTTGGAGAAGGAGCCGAAGGAAAGTTATTACTGAACAAAGGACTGCTAGTTCAAG TCCGGAGCATCCTTCATTTCGAGCACGTGCCCGGTCTATGCTTAGTGGTGATACCAAAACATTCAGAGATTATTCAGAGGATGTTGCTACATCAAG GTCAGAAGGAGCATCTACATCCGAACCACGTAGGTTACGAAGAAGAAGTATTAGCATTACTCCAGAAATTGGCGATGACATTGTAAG GGCGGTTCGAGCAATGAATGAAGCAATGAAGCAGAATCGAAGAGAACAACGGGAAAATAGCTCATCCCCCCATTCTTCAAATGACAGAAGCGGGGCATTGGATCTTCAAAAAAAT GTGTCTGATTTTCACCATGATGAGCATGAAATATCGGGTGGACAGTCTTCCATGTTTGCATTGTCAAGAGAGCACACGAGCTCCCAGAAGGCAATATCATTACCCTCGTCTCCCCATGAATTCAGGAGGCAGGCTCCGGAAGGAAGGGGGCAGATGAATGACAAAATGGTCTCAACCTGGAATAGGATTTTGGAATCGCCGATGTTCCTGAATAAGCCTCTTTTACCTTTTGAAGAATGGAATATAGACTTCTCAGAGTTGACTGTTGGTACTCGTGTTGGGATCG GATTCTTTGGAGAAGTTTTTCGAGGAATTTGGAATGGAACTGATGTTGCTATTAAAGTTTTCTTGGAGCAAGATCTTACAGAGGAAAACATGGAGGACTTCTGCAATGAGATTTCTATCCTTAG CCGTCTTCGGCATCCAAATG TTATATTGTTTCTTGGTGCATGCACAAAGCCTCCTCATTTGTCGATGGTTACTGAATTCATGGAGATGGGATctctatattatttgatccatgTAAGTGGTCAAAAGAAGAAAGTTAGCTGGCGGAGGAGACTCAAGATGCTTCGTGACATATGCAG GGTTCTCAAAACACAAAATTATAAAGCAGGAAAGCTCTTTAAATGTAACTTGAAAAACTTGATATGA